A window of the Micropterus dolomieu isolate WLL.071019.BEF.003 ecotype Adirondacks unplaced genomic scaffold, ASM2129224v1 contig_12983, whole genome shotgun sequence genome harbors these coding sequences:
- the LOC123966250 gene encoding UDP-glucuronosyltransferase 2B15-like has translation MSNLEADGLQQQKTTEGATPVYLIKWPVLWRYSGEKPTTLGANTRLYNWIPQNDLLGHPKARAFITHGGANGIYEAIYHGVPMVGIPLFADQPDNMIHMKAKGAAVIVDLNFMKTEDLRDAVNAVINEKSYKENAMRLSSIHHDRPMSPLDEAVFWIEFTMRNKGAKHLRVQAHELTWYEYHSLDVVAFLLAIILFLIFIFIKTCSFCFRRCCGRKGKTKTKAE, from the exons atgtcgaaccttgaagcagatgggctacagcagcaaaAGACCACAGAGGGAGCCACTCCT gtgtacctaataaagtggcca GTGCTGTGGAGATACAGTGGAGAAAAACCAACGACTCTGGGTGCTAACACCAGATTATACAACTGGATCCCTCAGAATGATTTACTGG GTCACCCCAAGGCCAGAGCTTTCATCACACATGGTGGAGCAAATGGGATTTATGAGGCCATCTACCACGGTGTTCCCATGGTGGGTATCCCCTTGTTCGCTGACCAGCCAGACAACATGATCCATATGAAGGCTAAGGGAGCTGCAGTTATTGTAGACTTGAACTTCATGAAGACCGAGGACCTTAGAGATGCAGTCAATGCTGTCATCAACGAGAAATC GTACAAGGAGAATGCCATGCGGCTGTCCAGTATCCACCATGACAGACCAATGAGTCCTCTGGATGAGGCGGTGTTCTGGATCGAGTTCACCATGAGAAACAAAGGGGCCAAGCACCTGAGGGTTCAGGCCCACGAGCTCACCTGGTATGAGTATCACAGCCTGGATGTTGTGGCCTTCCTCCTTGCTATCATACTGTTCTTGATATTCATCTTCATTAAGACCTGCAGTTTCTGCTTCAGGAGGTGCTGTGGCAGAAagggaaagacaaagacaaaggcTGAGTAA
- the LOC123966251 gene encoding UDP-glucuronosyltransferase 2A2-like has product MKLGRRLFVCVLLVLSVTWSTNAGNILVWYTEGSHWINMKPVLETLIDRGHQVTVLVPSASVFMNTSEPSRFRYKPFNVSVSMEVIKEFMEESIHFSMYEIDHMSYLQIYIRFISLMKFSVQYSLKYLDGVLKSETIMKKLKEGNYDLLLADPAYGGSDLVAEILGIPLVFSLRFSLAHNRERQCGQLPAPPSFVPGAMSKLTDKMDFSERVWNFLFYALQDIVLDTFFWKELDKYYSEVKGTPTSACEVMGRADIWLMRTYWDFDFPRPFLPNFKFVGGIHCRPAKPLPEDMEKFVQSSGDAGIVVFSLGSFIKNITTEKGNMIASALAQIPQKVLWRYSGEKPKTLGANTRIYDWIPQNDLLGHPKTRAFITHGGTNGIYEAIYHGVPMVGIPLFADQPDNMIRMKAKGAAVTVDLNFMKTEDLRDAVNAVINEKSYKENVMRLSSIHHDRPMSPLDEAVFWIEFTMRNKGAKHLRVQAHELTWYEYHSLDVVAFLLAIILFLIFIFIKTCSFCFRRCCGRKGKTKTKAE; this is encoded by the exons ATGAAGCTGGGACGGCGTCTCTTTGTTTGTGTCCTACTGGTACTTTCTGTGACATGGAGCACAAATGCAGGGAACATTTTGGTGTGGTACACTGAAGGCAGCCACTGGATTAACATGAAGCCTGTGCTGGAGACGCTGATCGACAGGGGACACCAGGTGACGGTTCTGGTCCCGAGCGCATCAGTCTTTATGAACACTAGTGAGCCTTCCCGCTTTCGCTACAAACCCTTCAACGTCTCCGTCTCTATGGAGGTCATAAAGGAGTTCATGGAAGAGTCCATTCACTTCTCCATGTACGAGATTGATCATATGAGCTACTTGCAGATTTACATCAGATTCATCAGTCTGATGAAGTTCAGTGTGCAGTATTCTTTGAAGTATTTGGACGGCGTGCTGAAATCAGAAACTATCATGAAGAAGCTGAAGGAGGGAAATTATGATCTTCTCCTGGCTGATCCAGCCTACGGTGGCAGTGACTTAGTAGCAGAGATTTTGGGCATCCCCCTGGTCTTCTCCCTGCGCTTTTCTCTAGCCCATAACCGGGAGAGACAGTGTGGTCAGCTACCAGCTCCACCTTCCTTTGTCCCCGGCGCAATGAGCAAACTGACTGACAAGATGGACTTCTCCGAGAGAGTGTGGAACTTCCTCTTCTACGCACTGCAGGATATCGTGCTGGATACATTTTTTTGGAAAGAACTAGATAAATATTACTCTGAAGTCAAAG GAACACCCACCAGTGCCTGTGAAGTGATGGGTAGAGCAGACATCTGGTTGATGCGAACCTACTGGGATTTTGACTTCCCTCGCCCTTTCCTTCCTAACTTCAAATTTGTTGGTGGGATCCACTGCAGACCTGCTAAACCTTTACCAGAG GATATGGAAAAGTTTGTGCAGAGTTCTGGAGACGCTGGCATCGTGGTCTTCAGTTTGGGTTCATTCATCAAGAACATAACTACAGAGAAGGGAAACATGATCGCCTCAGCCCTCGCTCAGATCCCacaaaag GTGCTGTGGAGATACAGTGGAGAAAAACCAAAGACACTGGGTGCCAACACCAGAATATACGACTGGATCCCTCAGAATGACCTACTGG GTCACCCCAAGACCAGAGCTTTCATCACACATGGTGGCACAAATGGGATTTATGAGGCCATCTACCACGGTGTTCCCATGGTGGGTATCCCCTTGTTCGCTGACCAGCCAGACAACATGATCCGCATGAAGGCTAAGGGAGCTGCAGTTACTGTAGACTTGAACTTCATGAAGACCGAGGACCTTCGAGATGCAGTCAATGCTGTCATCAACGAGAAATC GTACAAGGAGAACGTCATGCGGCTGTCCAGTATCCACCATGACAGACCAATGAGTCCTCTGGATGAGGCGGTGTTCTGGATCGAGTTCACCATGAGAAACAAAGGGGCCAAGCACCTGAGGGTTCAGGCCCACGAGCTCACCTGGTACGAGTATCACAGCCTGGATGTTGTGGCCTTCCTCCTTGCTATCATACTGTTCTTGATATTCATCTTCATTAAGACCTGCAGTTTCTGCTTCAGGAGGTGCTGTGGCAGAAagggaaagacaaagacaaaggcTGAGTAA